The following coding sequences are from one Leptolyngbya sp. NIES-3755 window:
- a CDS encoding putative membrane protein (similar to AA sequence:cyanobase_aa:LBDG_29270), with translation MNVNRWIARREPNWKQLDELLTRIEKRGLRSLSTDEIKSLASLYRSVSADLARARTNQKVVGTTIVQDLQQLTSRGYSQVYQGSRKQEWKNAIDFYKWGLPEVVQETFIHTAIATGIFLIGGLIAWWFSWRDPQFLELVVPEHLIRTVRDEGKLWMGSILGSEPTAASQIMTNNLSVTFGAAAGGMTIGIYTIVILFLNGVLIGGVGTLVAQNNLAFPFWAFVFPHGSLELPAIFFSGGAGLLIARGILFPGHYRRIDAIKAYSLKAAQLMFGVIPLLVIAGVIEGFFSPSPVIPDPLKYFVGIGLFIALVRYCSRKRTTQSA, from the coding sequence ATGAACGTAAACCGCTGGATTGCTCGACGAGAGCCAAATTGGAAACAGTTAGACGAATTGCTCACCCGGATTGAAAAACGCGGATTACGATCGCTTTCTACCGATGAGATCAAAAGTCTCGCAAGTCTGTATCGGTCTGTGTCTGCGGATCTGGCTCGTGCACGAACAAATCAAAAAGTCGTTGGGACTACGATCGTACAAGATCTTCAGCAGTTGACTTCTCGCGGGTACAGTCAGGTTTATCAAGGATCGCGTAAGCAAGAATGGAAAAATGCGATCGACTTTTACAAATGGGGTTTACCAGAAGTCGTTCAGGAGACTTTTATCCATACCGCGATCGCAACTGGAATCTTTTTGATCGGTGGCTTGATTGCGTGGTGGTTTTCGTGGCGTGACCCGCAATTTCTCGAACTGGTTGTGCCAGAGCATTTGATCCGAACGGTGCGCGATGAAGGCAAGCTTTGGATGGGATCGATTTTGGGGAGTGAACCGACTGCCGCGAGTCAGATTATGACCAATAACTTGAGTGTGACCTTTGGAGCAGCAGCGGGCGGGATGACGATCGGGATTTATACGATCGTCATTCTGTTTCTCAATGGAGTGCTAATTGGAGGAGTCGGAACCTTAGTGGCTCAGAACAATTTGGCGTTTCCATTTTGGGCATTTGTGTTTCCACATGGATCGTTAGAGCTTCCTGCTATCTTCTTTTCTGGAGGTGCAGGATTGCTGATTGCACGTGGCATTCTGTTTCCAGGACACTATCGCCGCATTGATGCGATTAAAGCTTATAGCCTGAAAGCCGCGCAGTTGATGTTCGGAGTGATTCCGCTGCTTGTGATTGCAGGTGTGATTGAGGGCTTTTTCTCGCCGAGTCCAGTCATTCCCGATCCCTTGAAATACTTTGTAGGGATCGGGCTATTCATTGCACTGGTGCGATATTGCAGCCGCAAACGGACTACTCAATCAGCTTGA
- a CDS encoding hypothetical protein (hypothetical protein FJSC11DRAFT_1615;~similar to AA sequence:cyanobase_aa:LBDG_29260), whose translation MSNLSPEQSFQPLSVGNVVSAGVRLYRSNLKRYLILVLRSYLWSFVPIYGWAKSIEISGRISRLAYQELIHQPETLTEAYQKTDRQIWNFLVAGLLMGLINLGIAIGFFVAYGVFSVLTFIALSAFARGTVPDTVGVIASLFVGLAFLVFLLVAFLIWLRIFSRLFIYEVPLAIEDGVDGASTIGRSWTLTKGSVGRVQLIVLVAGLITYMILSPATFLMFLFIGATSSNPDDPTAGLFFLLFYGSILIGSALIHPFWQAIKAVVYYDLRSRREGLGLELRDRG comes from the coding sequence ATGTCCAATCTTAGTCCGGAACAATCATTTCAGCCCCTCAGTGTCGGAAATGTCGTGAGCGCTGGTGTTCGTTTGTATCGATCGAACCTCAAACGCTACTTGATTCTCGTTTTGCGATCGTATCTCTGGTCATTTGTCCCAATTTACGGCTGGGCAAAGAGCATCGAAATTTCAGGGCGAATCTCACGGCTGGCATATCAAGAGTTGATTCATCAGCCTGAAACTTTAACCGAAGCGTATCAGAAGACCGATCGACAGATTTGGAATTTTCTGGTTGCTGGATTGCTGATGGGATTGATTAATTTGGGAATTGCGATCGGGTTTTTTGTTGCGTATGGTGTGTTCAGTGTTTTGACATTTATTGCTCTATCAGCATTCGCACGGGGAACCGTTCCCGATACGGTCGGCGTAATTGCCTCGCTATTTGTGGGACTGGCATTTCTCGTGTTCTTGCTGGTTGCGTTCCTGATTTGGTTGAGGATCTTTTCGCGCTTGTTCATTTACGAAGTGCCTTTAGCGATCGAAGATGGAGTCGATGGAGCGAGTACGATCGGGCGGAGTTGGACACTGACGAAAGGATCAGTTGGACGAGTTCAGTTAATCGTCTTGGTCGCGGGTTTGATTACCTATATGATTTTGTCGCCTGCAACGTTTCTGATGTTCTTGTTTATTGGAGCCACTAGCTCGAACCCAGATGATCCGACAGCAGGCTTATTTTTCCTCTTGTTCTATGGCTCAATCTTGATTGGAAGTGCATTGATTCATCCGTTTTGGCAAGCGATCAAGGCAGTGGTTTACTATGACTTGCGATCGCGG